A window of Silurus meridionalis isolate SWU-2019-XX chromosome 4, ASM1480568v1, whole genome shotgun sequence contains these coding sequences:
- the slc45a4b gene encoding LOW QUALITY PROTEIN: solute carrier family 45 member 4 (The sequence of the model RefSeq protein was modified relative to this genomic sequence to represent the inferred CDS: inserted 3 bases in 2 codons), with the protein MRVDSDKSSWFFKPSQEAGVSLFGIQVKKALFLIRVSSAFSSLINMVPKNVDSGVVQMPHVDLEPVKSSESRINGVKKMEVSEKSSSESTVDHVSKRLWVMHGAVMFGREFCYAMETALVTPVLLQIGLPEQYYSLTWFLSPILGFIFTPVIGSASDRCTLRWGRRRPFILALCVGLLLGLAXFLNGSLMGLRAGDVPGNQPIGIILTVLGVVVLDFCADALDGPIRAYLLDIAEGEEQDMALNIHAFSAGLGGALGYMLGGLDWTDTFLGHAFKAQEQVLFFFAAIIFIISVTLHLFSIQERPSNTRLQDLSETEEVESSSSVHLNETLPRTHQVPELDLIIEEDPFEDYEDNQSETEVQKDFLNVMRSKSDSVLAVPDTTIALDPDLDLDQHFLHNAEPNLFQDFSAEMSFEYCPNSSCPANHCKSQTDSTMSNGHPNGFKAVNGDLAEDAKPKCDMNHQNKAGVRHSNGTVRCRHPSFYRQPSFTFSYYGRVRFHRPRRRINLARPIKSSQSLNDIDRITRLQERCRLQNRGSTSSGTDAEDDNESEEGEGSGTTVKLLWLSMLKMPPQLWRLCVCHLLTWFSIIAQVVFYTDFMGQVIYEGDPMAAANTTELQNYHKGVQMGCWGLVIYAATAAICSAVLQKYLDNYDLSIRIIYMMGTLGYAVGTAVMAIFPNVYIAMIMISSMGFISMSISYCPYALLGQYHEIKEYIRHSPGNSRRGFGIDCAILTCQVYISQILVASALGAVVEAVGSVRSXPDAGLRGSFVGFLAAAFLVIYPDTAEEDDDENVQAPSTT; encoded by the exons ATGCGTGTCGATTCTGACAAATCCTCGTGGTTTTTCAAACCTAGCCAAGAAGCTGGAGTTTCTCTGTTTGGGATCCAAGTAAAAAAAGCTCTGTTCTTGATTCGAGTTAGTTCTGCATTCAGCTCGCTGATCAACATGGTGCCCAAGAATGTAGATTCTGGGGTCGTGCAAATGCCGCACGTAGACCTAGAGCCTGTCAAGTCTTCAGAAAGCAGAATAAATGGCGTGAAGAAAATGGAAGTTTCTGAAAAATCATCCAGCGAGAGCACGGTGGATCACGTCTCCAAACGCCTGTGGGTTATGCACGGAGCGGTCATGTTCGGCCGGGAGTTCTGCTATGCCATGGAAACAGCTCTGGTCACACCTGTGCTACTGCAGATAG GTCTTCCCGAGCAGTACTACAGTCTGACATGGTTCCTCAGCCCCATTTTGGGTTTCATCTTCACACCTGTGATCGGCTCAGCGAGCGACCGCTGTACTCTCAGGTGGGGTCGGAGAAGACCCTTCATTCTGGCTCTTTGTGTAGGATTACTGCTTGGTTTAG CTTTTCTCAACGGCTCTCTGATGG GCCTGAGGGCAGGAGATGTTCCTGGTAACCAGCCCATTGGGATCATTTTGACAGTTCTAGGTGTAGTGGTGCTGGACTTTTGTGCTGATGCTTTAGACGGACCAATCAGAGCCTACCTGCTGGACATCGCTGAAGGAGAAGAGCAAGACATGGCCCTGAATATTCATGCCTTCTCTGCAG GTCTGGGTGGAGCTTTGGGTTACATGCTTGGAGGTTTGGACTGGACAGACACTTTCTTGGGACATGCATTCAAAGCCCAAGAGCAAGTGCTGTTCTTCTTTGCTGccatcatttttatcatttctgtGACTCTTCACCTTTTTAGCATTCAGGAAAGACCGTCTAATACTCGTCTGCAGGACTTATCTGAGACTGAGGAAGTGGAAAGCTCCTCATCCGTTCACCTTAACGAGACTCTTCCCAGGACTCACCAAGTGCCGGAACTGGACCTCATTATCGAAGAGGATCCTTTTGAAGATTATGAGGACAATCAGTCTGAGACCGAGGTCCAAAAGGACTTCTTGAATGTAATGAGAAGTAAAAGTGACTCCGTTCTTGCTGTACCCGACACTACCATTGCACTCGATCCAGATTTGGACCTCGATCAGCACTTTCTCCACAACGCGGAGCCAAATTTATTCCAGGATTTCAGCGCTGAGATGTCGTTTGAATATTGCCCAAACAGCAGCTGTCCGGCAAATCACTGCAAATCACAGACAGATTCTACAATGAGCAACGGCCACCCCAATGGTTTCAAGGCTGTCAATGGCGACCTTGCTGAAGATGCCAAACCAAAATGCGATATGAACCATCAAAACAAAGCCGGTGTTCGTCATTCTAACGGAACAGTCCGCTGTCGGCATCCTTCATTCTACCGACAACCTTCGTTTACCTTCTCTTACTATGGCCGAGTGCGCTTCCATCGGCCTCGTCGCCGCATCAATTTAGCTCGCCCAATCAAGTCATCGCAAAGCCTGAACGACATCGACAGGATAACAAGACTGCAGGAGCGTTGCAGGCTGCAGAACAGAGGTAGCACCTCATCCGGAACGGATGCGGAAGATGACAACGAGAgcgaagaaggagaaggaagtGGCACTACTGTGAAACTGCTTTGGCTGTCCATGTTGAAAATGCCTCCACAGCTCTGGcgcctgtgtgtgtgccatCTCCTTACTTGGTTCTCCATTATCGCACAGGTTGTTTTCTATACTGACTTCATGGGACAGGTCATCTATGAAGGAGACCCAATG gCTGCTGCAAACACTACCGAGCTTCAAAACTACCATAAGGGAGTACAGATGGGCTGTTGGGGGCTAGTTATCTATGCCGCCACTGCTGCCATCTGCTCAG ctgtgCTTCAGAAGTACCTTGACAACTACGACTTGAGCATCCGAATCATCTATATGATGGGAACTCTAGGCTACGCTGTGGGCACGGCTGTAATGGCCATCTTCCCCAATGTTTACATCGCCATGATAATGATAAGCAGCATGGGATTTATTTCTATGAGTATATCCTACTGTCCTTATGCTCTGCTCGGGCAGTACCATGAGATCAAAGAG TACATCCGGCACAGTCCAGGAAACTCTCGCCGAGGCTTCGGTATCGATTGTGCCATTCTGACGTGCCAGGTTTACATTTCTCAGATTTTGGTGGCGTCAGCTCTCGGTGCAGTCGTGGAAGCCGTAGGCTCGGTGAGGTC TCCCGATGCTGGCCTCAGGGGCTCCTTCGTTGGATTTCTAGCTGCTGCGTTCCTCGTCATTTACCCTGACACAGCTGAGGAGGACGATGACGAAAACGTACAAGCCCCAAGTACAACCTGA